A genomic window from Macaca mulatta isolate MMU2019108-1 chromosome 19, T2T-MMU8v2.0, whole genome shotgun sequence includes:
- the DKKL1 gene encoding dickkopf-like protein 1 isoform X1 has protein sequence MWPDKGTVEPASPSAPTMRHRLVLLLLLSALVTPSTAAPIHDADAQESSLGLTGLQSLLQGFSRLFLKGNLLRGIDSFFSAPMDFRGLPRNYHKEENQEHQLGNNTLSSHLQIDKMTDNKTGEVLISENMVASIQPAEGSFEGDLKVPRMEEKEALVPIQKAMDSFHAELHPRVAFWIIKLPRRRSHQDALEGGHWLSEKRHRLQAIRDGLRKGTHEDVLEEGTESSSHSRLSHRKTHLLYILRPSRQV, from the exons ATGTGGCCAGACAAAGGGACGGTGGAGCCGG CCTCCCCGTCTGCACCCACAATGCGGCATCGGCTGgtcctgctgctgctcctctcTGCCCTGGTGACCCCCTCCACTGCAGCCCCTATCCACGATGCTGATGCCCAAGAGAGCTCCTTGGGTCTTACAGGCCTCCAGAGCCTACTCCAAGGCTTCAGCCGGCTTTTCCTGAAA GGTAACCTGCTTCGGGGCATAGACAGTTTCTTCTCTGCCCCCATGGACTTCCGGGGCCTCCCTAGGAACTACCACAAAGAGGAGAACCAGGAGCACCAGCTGGGGAACAACACCCTCTCCAGCCACCTCCAGATCGACAAG ATGACCGACAACAAGACAGGAGAGGTGCTGATCTCCGAGAATATGGTGGCATCCATCCAACCAGCAGAGGGGAGCTTCGAGGGTGACTTGAAG GTACCCAggatggaggagaaggaggcCCTGGTACCCATCCAGAAGGCCATGGACAGCTTCCATGCAGAACTCCATCCCCGGGTGGCCTTCTGGATCATTAAGCTGCCACGGCGGAGGTCCCACCAGGATGCCCTGGAGGGCGGCCACTGGCTCAGCGAGAAGCGACACCGCCTGCAGGCCATCCGGGATGGACTCCGCAAGGGGACCCACGAGGATGTCCTAGAGGAGGGGACCGAGAGCTCCTCCCACTCCAGGCTGTCCCACCGAAAGACCCACTTACTGTACATCCTCAGGCCCTCCCGGCAGGTGTAG
- the DKKL1 gene encoding dickkopf-like protein 1 isoform X3, with translation MRHRLVLLLLLSALVTPSTAAPIHDADAQESSLGLTGLQSLLQGFSRLFLKGNLLRGIDSFFSAPMDFRGLPRNYHKEENQEHQLGNNTLSSHLQIDKMTDNKTGEVLISENMVASIQPAEGSFEGDLKVPRMEEKEALVPIQKAMDSFHAELHPRVAFWIIKLPRRRSHQDALEGGHWLSEKRHRLQAIRDGLRKGTHEDVLEEGTESSSHSRLSHRKTHLLYILRPSRQV, from the exons ATGCGGCATCGGCTGgtcctgctgctgctcctctcTGCCCTGGTGACCCCCTCCACTGCAGCCCCTATCCACGATGCTGATGCCCAAGAGAGCTCCTTGGGTCTTACAGGCCTCCAGAGCCTACTCCAAGGCTTCAGCCGGCTTTTCCTGAAA GGTAACCTGCTTCGGGGCATAGACAGTTTCTTCTCTGCCCCCATGGACTTCCGGGGCCTCCCTAGGAACTACCACAAAGAGGAGAACCAGGAGCACCAGCTGGGGAACAACACCCTCTCCAGCCACCTCCAGATCGACAAG ATGACCGACAACAAGACAGGAGAGGTGCTGATCTCCGAGAATATGGTGGCATCCATCCAACCAGCAGAGGGGAGCTTCGAGGGTGACTTGAAG GTACCCAggatggaggagaaggaggcCCTGGTACCCATCCAGAAGGCCATGGACAGCTTCCATGCAGAACTCCATCCCCGGGTGGCCTTCTGGATCATTAAGCTGCCACGGCGGAGGTCCCACCAGGATGCCCTGGAGGGCGGCCACTGGCTCAGCGAGAAGCGACACCGCCTGCAGGCCATCCGGGATGGACTCCGCAAGGGGACCCACGAGGATGTCCTAGAGGAGGGGACCGAGAGCTCCTCCCACTCCAGGCTGTCCCACCGAAAGACCCACTTACTGTACATCCTCAGGCCCTCCCGGCAGGTGTAG
- the DKKL1 gene encoding dickkopf-like protein 1 isoform X5 — MGEASPSAPTMRHRLVLLLLLSALVTPSTAAPIHDADAQESSLGLTGLQSLLQGFSRLFLKGNLLRGIDSFFSAPMDFRGLPRNYHKEENQEHQLGNNTLSSHLQIDKVPRMEEKEALVPIQKAMDSFHAELHPRVAFWIIKLPRRRSHQDALEGGHWLSEKRHRLQAIRDGLRKGTHEDVLEEGTESSSHSRLSHRKTHLLYILRPSRQV, encoded by the exons ATGGGAGAAG CCTCCCCGTCTGCACCCACAATGCGGCATCGGCTGgtcctgctgctgctcctctcTGCCCTGGTGACCCCCTCCACTGCAGCCCCTATCCACGATGCTGATGCCCAAGAGAGCTCCTTGGGTCTTACAGGCCTCCAGAGCCTACTCCAAGGCTTCAGCCGGCTTTTCCTGAAA GGTAACCTGCTTCGGGGCATAGACAGTTTCTTCTCTGCCCCCATGGACTTCCGGGGCCTCCCTAGGAACTACCACAAAGAGGAGAACCAGGAGCACCAGCTGGGGAACAACACCCTCTCCAGCCACCTCCAGATCGACAAG GTACCCAggatggaggagaaggaggcCCTGGTACCCATCCAGAAGGCCATGGACAGCTTCCATGCAGAACTCCATCCCCGGGTGGCCTTCTGGATCATTAAGCTGCCACGGCGGAGGTCCCACCAGGATGCCCTGGAGGGCGGCCACTGGCTCAGCGAGAAGCGACACCGCCTGCAGGCCATCCGGGATGGACTCCGCAAGGGGACCCACGAGGATGTCCTAGAGGAGGGGACCGAGAGCTCCTCCCACTCCAGGCTGTCCCACCGAAAGACCCACTTACTGTACATCCTCAGGCCCTCCCGGCAGGTGTAG
- the DKKL1 gene encoding dickkopf-like protein 1 isoform X4, which produces MWPDKGTVEPASPSAPTMRHRLVLLLLLSALVTPSTAAPIHDADAQESSLGLTGLQSLLQGFSRLFLKGNLLRGIDSFFSAPMDFRGLPRNYHKEENQEHQLGNNTLSSHLQIDKVPRMEEKEALVPIQKAMDSFHAELHPRVAFWIIKLPRRRSHQDALEGGHWLSEKRHRLQAIRDGLRKGTHEDVLEEGTESSSHSRLSHRKTHLLYILRPSRQV; this is translated from the exons ATGTGGCCAGACAAAGGGACGGTGGAGCCGG CCTCCCCGTCTGCACCCACAATGCGGCATCGGCTGgtcctgctgctgctcctctcTGCCCTGGTGACCCCCTCCACTGCAGCCCCTATCCACGATGCTGATGCCCAAGAGAGCTCCTTGGGTCTTACAGGCCTCCAGAGCCTACTCCAAGGCTTCAGCCGGCTTTTCCTGAAA GGTAACCTGCTTCGGGGCATAGACAGTTTCTTCTCTGCCCCCATGGACTTCCGGGGCCTCCCTAGGAACTACCACAAAGAGGAGAACCAGGAGCACCAGCTGGGGAACAACACCCTCTCCAGCCACCTCCAGATCGACAAG GTACCCAggatggaggagaaggaggcCCTGGTACCCATCCAGAAGGCCATGGACAGCTTCCATGCAGAACTCCATCCCCGGGTGGCCTTCTGGATCATTAAGCTGCCACGGCGGAGGTCCCACCAGGATGCCCTGGAGGGCGGCCACTGGCTCAGCGAGAAGCGACACCGCCTGCAGGCCATCCGGGATGGACTCCGCAAGGGGACCCACGAGGATGTCCTAGAGGAGGGGACCGAGAGCTCCTCCCACTCCAGGCTGTCCCACCGAAAGACCCACTTACTGTACATCCTCAGGCCCTCCCGGCAGGTGTAG
- the DKKL1 gene encoding dickkopf-like protein 1 isoform X2, whose translation MGEASPSAPTMRHRLVLLLLLSALVTPSTAAPIHDADAQESSLGLTGLQSLLQGFSRLFLKGNLLRGIDSFFSAPMDFRGLPRNYHKEENQEHQLGNNTLSSHLQIDKMTDNKTGEVLISENMVASIQPAEGSFEGDLKVPRMEEKEALVPIQKAMDSFHAELHPRVAFWIIKLPRRRSHQDALEGGHWLSEKRHRLQAIRDGLRKGTHEDVLEEGTESSSHSRLSHRKTHLLYILRPSRQV comes from the exons ATGGGAGAAG CCTCCCCGTCTGCACCCACAATGCGGCATCGGCTGgtcctgctgctgctcctctcTGCCCTGGTGACCCCCTCCACTGCAGCCCCTATCCACGATGCTGATGCCCAAGAGAGCTCCTTGGGTCTTACAGGCCTCCAGAGCCTACTCCAAGGCTTCAGCCGGCTTTTCCTGAAA GGTAACCTGCTTCGGGGCATAGACAGTTTCTTCTCTGCCCCCATGGACTTCCGGGGCCTCCCTAGGAACTACCACAAAGAGGAGAACCAGGAGCACCAGCTGGGGAACAACACCCTCTCCAGCCACCTCCAGATCGACAAG ATGACCGACAACAAGACAGGAGAGGTGCTGATCTCCGAGAATATGGTGGCATCCATCCAACCAGCAGAGGGGAGCTTCGAGGGTGACTTGAAG GTACCCAggatggaggagaaggaggcCCTGGTACCCATCCAGAAGGCCATGGACAGCTTCCATGCAGAACTCCATCCCCGGGTGGCCTTCTGGATCATTAAGCTGCCACGGCGGAGGTCCCACCAGGATGCCCTGGAGGGCGGCCACTGGCTCAGCGAGAAGCGACACCGCCTGCAGGCCATCCGGGATGGACTCCGCAAGGGGACCCACGAGGATGTCCTAGAGGAGGGGACCGAGAGCTCCTCCCACTCCAGGCTGTCCCACCGAAAGACCCACTTACTGTACATCCTCAGGCCCTCCCGGCAGGTGTAG